A window of Eucalyptus grandis isolate ANBG69807.140 chromosome 4, ASM1654582v1, whole genome shotgun sequence genomic DNA:
TTATTTCATGCATGTGGCCTCCCGTCAAATTCCACTCATGATCCCTAATCCGGCTTGCACCTAAAACGCAGTGTCAAAATATCCAACATTTGTCTAGAAGGAGGGTTTCTATGTTATTTATATCTGCATGATCTCCCTCTATCTATTGTatagatattttcatatatgtccACCTAATCCAACCTAACTGTCTGACTACTCAAATTAGATTATCAAGACAAGCGAACCTAATCTAGTACCACTCATGTAAATGGCTCTAGTGGAAGTTAGGACATTACTTAAAGTGTCCTTAAAGTTGATCGGTCGATGAAATTATTTGACAAGTCACTCTCTTCTTGACCTTGCGATCAGAAAAGGTTGCGTGCTCAAGACAATGTCTACATTATTTGATAGGTCGCTCTCTTTGGACTTATTCAAGTCCTGCCATAAATATCTTTTCGTGCGAATGACATGACAACATTTGTCAAGGAGACTATCTCGAGAGATTTAGGGGGCCGAAGTAGACCACCGACCATTCGAATTGTCTAGATTCTTGGAACATAAAAAATGTATATAGTGATTGAACCGTTTTGGTTGTGATAAGGATTTTGTACGATCTTGTCGGTTGAAGTgttctttatataaaaattgaagataagtgcactaaaaatcttaaattttgtaACAAAACAACTGCCCAATGGCTTGCTGCttttatcttaaacttttttcttATGATATCATTCTTTcctttatctattttttaaaactttttactATATATATGgcgaagtaataaaaaaatctttttttttatagcaaaaataaAGTCATGTTGGCATTTTTCGTTAGCCAAATTGTAAGTATCAATGAAAGATGGACTTGATTGctccaatttgacaaattttatgatctaaTTGCACTTTTTTCGTAATAAGTTTGAAGACTCCTAGCGCACATATCCTATAAAAATCAAAGTTAAATTTctataaatataaaattctaTCCAACCTATAGTGTATGTTATTAagtattttagatattttacaACTAAAAGTTCATTGAAAGAGTAACTCTCGAACTACAAAGTGTGCAACACCAAGCAAAATGTTAGAGTGATCGATTTCAGATTGGATAGGCCCTCTCAAGGCCGGTTTCCAATTTTTAGGACTGGAAATCAACCCCGGTTGATCCAAGACTCAGCCTAGAACCGCACTAGTCAATTCCAGGGTCAACTAGGGAACCGGCCTATCCCCCAAAAGCACATCAACTACTGGCAAAGAAACAGACCTGGAGCAGCTCATTCAAATGTTTCACCCACGATGTCAAAATGACACGAAACTCAAAAAATGCTGGGGAAGCAGCATCGCTGAAGTGCACATATCGCATGAGTATGGTACAAACGGAGGAACGTCAAAGGGGTAGAAGCAATGGGTAAAGAGATCGGTGAACGAAaaactaaagagaaaaagagggcaGGACTCGAGAAGAATGATATGGTGGTGATGGGACCGGAGGACGATGCCGATACTACTTATCTCATCACCTAAACTCTATCCCATCAATACTCAGTCATCGAGTCGTAAAATTGCTGGCAAAGAGAGAGACGTCAAGATTAGAGGTGAATTGATTCAAACGGGTTCGACTCCCAATCTTTGAAATCGAGAACTAGACTAGTCCCCATGTGAATTGGCCAGATAAGGCAAATTCAGTTCATTTCTCGTGATGAATCGATCAAGTCGCTCAGTCCTAAAGCATGGAATCATTATTTCTTGGATCATTTGCGAAGGGAATATCACATGTCAATTTGAAAAACCTTTCATATATTTATCACACGGCAgacactctctccctctcttcctccttccatATATGAAGTAGAGGATCTTCTCTTGAGACTGAGTACAAAGAAAGAGACATATGGAACAACGCGAATCAAAGGCGACCTATTTCTTCATACCTATATATATTTTCTAGTAGACctttagaagaaaaaagaaaatcgaaccgaaccaaactagACCGTAGACTCAATAACTTCCATTTCAAATCATAATGTATGAATTCGACCTAGAAAACCATAGAACCGCCCTTGAACATCTGAATCAATTTCATCGCCCCGCCGCCACCAGACCCTTTGCCTCGGCGGCCCACGTTCATCCAAATTTGATCCAAACGACTCTTGATAGCCCACCGCTTTGTTCATGGTTTAGAAGATTTCGAGAGTGCCCGTTAatctttgctctctcttcctTGGGCCTGGATTTGGGCCACATACTCAGGCCCAACGGGTAGTCAAACGGAGTGGTCCGACATGTTTGCGGGATTCTGTGTCGGACTGGGGttgtgcacttttttttttttttttgaatttttaattccaaaaaaggaataaaaaaaatcaataaatggGGTAGAAGAGGATATGGAGATGACTGGGATAAGACGAGATAACCGACATGGCTGACTCGGATCGGCGTCAAGCGTCACATCCGCTTCTTGTGGATAAGGCTACTTTTGACCAGCTCCTCGTACTTCCAAAACTTACaaatttattaccaaaaaaaaaaaaaaattgttgctaTTGCTTTTATgtataaataacatttttctctGCCAGATCAACATTCGAGATAACGccctgtttttgtttttaatatttcttctatttttttttctctttttaacaataaaacaaaaagaaaagaaaaaaaaattatggagcTAGAAAAAATTTTCCCTATGATTTTAAGAGATTGGTTgtatcaattcattttttacCCGAATCTAATTTTTTGTCggtttttcgattattttattgaGTCGGAGATGTAAGCTTAATCCATACTTATAAGCAAACTCGTTAAAAATCCTCAAATGtttttaatgaataaattatctaatcaatattatatttatttgagCAATTCGTGCAATTCAATCGCTTTGATTATACGAAAGCAAACCGACACAGTTACTTAGAAAACAAACGACCGAACACGGTCCTCACTCCTCCTCAACCTCAGGCAAGGCCTCATCACCGTctacacaaacaaacaaaagaaaattagtttaCACGTGTTCTGTTGTCATTGGGCCGCCATTCCGGATAACGTTTCCACGTTGGTCCCCCTCCCCCCACCATGTATAAATACGCACCGAAGACGGGCAGAtctccaccatcatcatcaattCATCCGATCTTCTCCAAACCCACTGTTTCATCGATTTCCAGGGTCGATTCCAAGCTCTGTTCAAGTTCGAGTCCTTGTTCTTTCTGTGGGAGTTTGATTGTGGTATTGcgaaaaagggaaggaaaatgcTGGGGATATTCAAGAAGGGCCTGGCTCACCCGCCGCAGGAGCTCAACAGCCCGCACCCGAtgcaggcggcggcggcggcggcaacgaggGAGCCCAAGTTCCCGAGGGAGATATTGGAGGATTTCCTGGCTACCCATCAGTccggcagcggcagcagcaaTGCCTTCTCGGTCAGCTTCGAAGACGGCGCCCTGCTCGCTTACGCTCGCCCCGAGAAGTCCTACTCGGTCCATCAAAggttaatctctctctctctctcgcgcgcttGAGCAGTAAGTTTAGAACGATCTTATTGGGGAGAGCAAGAATATAAATGTGACGCCTTCATAATGTGATGGATGGCAATTTCCGTTGAAATTGCATATAAGCAAAGCTAGAATTGCAGATGAATTCAAAGTATAGTCGACGTTTTTCGTGTCGTGCTCATCAGGAGTTATCTACTGTCTTAGCAATGCAAACCAGTCTTTCTGAatcaaagttattttttttttttttttgggagatcGGAGCTTTTCGCCGAGCGAATTATGAAATGGGAAGttgttgaattttgaaatgaatgagTTTTTGTGTTCCCCCTTGTCTTTCTGGGCAGATTGTTCTGCGGCATGGACGACATCTACTGCATCTTCCGGGGCAGCCTGAACAACCTGTGCAGCCTCATCAAGCAGTACGGCCTGAACAAGGGCGCGAACGAGGCCATGCTCGTGGTCGAGGCCTACCGGACCCTCCGCGACCGGGGCCCATACCCGGCCGACCAGGTCCTCAAGGACCTGGACGGCGACTACAGCTTCGTGCTCTACGATGGCAAGGCCAGGACCGTATTCGCTGCATCCGTAAGCTCCTCAACAACATTCAATTCTGTtcattttagcaaaaaaaaacaaaggaaaaaaaagaaattctttaaatctgaaattttttccaattcttgatgatgaaaatatagGGAGCGGAAGAAGGGGTGAGGCTGTTCTGGGGGATTGCAGCAGACGGCTCTCTAGTGATCTCGGACAACTTGGAGGCCGTGAAAGGGAGCTGTGCCAAGTCGTTTGCTCCATTCCCAGCAGGTTCGTATGctgtaaatatttttcaataattagaaaaatcaagaGATTAACAgttcaaattattgaaaatgttttgaaaaaaatgagagaacaTGCTTAATAGTTAAATTACTGAAATTGggttcctttcatttttaacGTTAGAGAATATgcttaataattaaaattactGAAAATATCTTTTACGGTTTGTGAACTGTAAATATCTTTCAATAATAAGGAAAATCACGATATTAATGattcaaattgttgaaaatgttttgaaaaaatggaGAGAATATGCGTGATAATTAAATTACTGAAAATGGGtttattttgtaactttttatttttatttttggggtgCAGGATGTATGTTTCATAGCGAGCATGGATTGATGAGCTTCGAACATCCAAGGAACAAGGTGAAGGCGATGCCAAGAATCGACAGCGAGGGAGTCATGTGCGGGGCCAATTTCAAGGTCGATGTCCAGTCCAAGGTTCACGCTATGCCACGCGTTGGGAGTGAAGCCGACTGGGCAgtttggggccaaaatgcattATAATAATCCCTTAGGAAGAAACCCATTTTAAGCAAAGATCGAAAGTTCGATTCTGcctttgtaattttcttttttcaatttcctgCTTGGATTTTTCGTtgtcatttcttcttcttcttcttctactctcGAGCTGACTTTGGTGGGTTTCCCATTGGGAAAGTTGCACGTCTTTGCTGCTTATGTACATGTTTGACCCTTTAGAACATTAATAAAAATGATCTGAATTTGGTAGCGAAAATTAGCTTATAGAACATGAACTTAATTCGTTTGTATCTGAAATTTCGGTTTTCATCATATATCATCTTCATTGGAAGGTGTAATTGGGATTCCCtggttttcatctttttatatttgtcgtgtttgatttgttttgtgCATTTATTTCATCGCTTCAAATTGTCTAATTGACTACATACTGCCTGATTCTTGATGAACAGCTTTTGGGTTACCGAGCAATTTGACTCAACTTGCATGTGGCAATCACCCAAATTTTGTTGGCTCATTTTCTCGAGAGATCAATGGGGATGGTGATAAGAGACGGAAGATGGACTATGTTCTTTGACATGGTCTACTCAGCATTGCTGcttacattttaatttttctttcatttctacACATCAACTTTACAGAGTatcaattttaccaaaaaaaaaaaaaaactttcagaGCATCAAGTGGATAAagtgagaaaaatgaataaatcatTCCGAAAGCAAGAATGATCTTATCATGTAATTTATTCTTGACATGTAGAGCACTCTGCTTTTAGCAATATCAAAAGATTGCCTGTGCCATACACAAGGCAATATTCTTTATATGATCTATTttcatcaaaggaaaatgtaaataaaaagcaaaacagAAGTTTATTGATACATTAAGAGAATTTGAATAGCTCTTATATTATTAGTCAATTAATGAAAAGCTTAGGAGTTAATATTGTAAGAAACTTATTTCCAGAGACTTTCATGTCCTTCTAACTTTTTTAATGGCCATGgtcaatttgccaaaaaaaaaaaaaaaaaaatatcataattattcATAATATGCAGTGCCACATTTTTTAACCTTTTCAAAGTGATTTATATACTCGACAGACAATGTCTAAAGAAGTCAGTGGTATGATGTCCAACAATAATGTGAAACGTTAGCAATGAAGCATAACTTAAAGTTTGCTCACCTATCAAGTACTCTTCTCCgtgattttaaggcaaatgttGATTTCTATTTTCTGTTTAGTCGGACTAATGTATGCTGATGAATCCAAACTGTATCTTGACTATGAAATGATATAAAGAAAAGCACTTACATCAAATGCGTTACAAATGAAGTTCTTATTACACATATTAATCCCATATCTTATGGAAAATAAGGTCATCAAACATTAAGTTAAAGAAAAGGCTCCAGTTAACAACATTGGCCAACAAAAGTAATGTGATGGTATATTTGGATTGAtatattgaagaaagaaattactttaaaaCAGTAGCGTTGatttgtttgaaaaatgaaaaagaaaaaaagaagaagaaaaaacagcaACTACGTCCCTATGCTTCAATTTCACCTAATCTGACTTGGCTACTCTCACTATTATGAGGTCAACACTTGGTCGACCAACCATGTTTAGTGTACTAAGATTGTCTTCAAACCGAAGATATGCCAATTTTGTAAAGCTAATTATGGATTTAGCAATCAGAAATAGTCCATTTAAACTCTCCAACATAAGACAAAGCCCAAAAAATATCAGGGAACCTAGTCGTATGATATGGGCACAACAACTTTCTGCATAGCCATTgcaaacaaaaaatcaagaggACATACCTCCCAATCTGGCAACAGATCATAACTTTTGGCCTCTGTTATGTCAAACACAGTAATGCCTGTAATTCTCTGAACTCCAAATTTAGTAGCAATTAAATTATGCACAAAATGAAGGTGActggagaaattatttttggaagaGAAACAAGTAGATAAGATATGAAAGGTACAAGCCAGACTTGAGTATTTAgccaaatgaaatgaaaaaggtACAGGCAGTAGATATGTTGCATATAAATTGATGACATAGTCGGTGTTCACTATTAATGAGGATTCATTAAGCACTGTACTATTCATCCACATAATTATATCAAGgcccgtttggtaacgtttctgttcaaaaattgtttaagggaacagaaatagaaaaaactatttatactccgatgaacaatttttgaacagaagaatgcgtttggtaaacttgttcgggaataaaaatgaatagaaacacgtttggtaaatttgtattcttttttgtttattttaatttttaaatatttttattctatttttatttctttctttttctttttttcttcttttggctggtcgtggcctcgccttggtcgacagggcgagcttgggctcgccAGCCTTGCCTCGCCTTGGCaggcgagcttgggctcgccGAATCaggcgagcccaagctcgccctaccaccggcgaggctcggcctagCCGAGTCACCGCCAGGCCGGCAAGCCTCAgcaggggccggcgacgctccggcgaggtcgccggccctcaacggtcggtcatcggccatggccgaggccggcgacagccaaagaaaaagaaaaagaaaagaagaaaaaaaaagaagaaaaaaagagaggagagagaaaatttgtttttaaaaacattccgaaacaagaaacatgtttttcttatttcttgtttttccaaatgtgtttcggaaacaaaaaaagatttggaaacaaaaaaatagatttggaacaaaaaaacataaattttgttcataaacagaaaaaaaagaacgttAACAAACATGGCCTATATCATCAAGAGCTGGAACCCCctcccaaaaaaggaaaaaagaaaaagatacaaacatccacaaaaagaaaaaaaaaaaaaaagctaatgaTTGAACCGTTTTTGTTGTGATAAAGGATTTTGTGCGATCTTATTGGTTGAAATGttctttatataaaaatcaaagataagtgcactaaaaatcttaaaatttgtagGAAAACAACTGCCCAATGGCTTGCCTGcttttatcttaaaaaattttcttgcaatatccttctttcttttatctattttttaaaaacgttTTACTATATATatggagaaaataataataaaatttcctttttttagcaaaaaaaaaaaaaaagtcatgctGGTATTTTTCGTTAGCCAAATTGTAAAGTTAATGAAAGAGGGACTTGATtacttcaatttgataaattttatgatctAATTGCACTTTCTTTCGTAACGAGTTTGAAGACTCCTAGCGCACATATCCTATAAGTATACAAGTTAAATTTctataaatataaaattctaTCCCACCTATAGTGTATGTTGTGAAGTATATTAGA
This region includes:
- the LOC104441029 gene encoding stem-specific protein TSJT1 yields the protein MLGIFKKGLAHPPQELNSPHPMQAAAAAATREPKFPREILEDFLATHQSGSGSSNAFSVSFEDGALLAYARPEKSYSVHQRLFCGMDDIYCIFRGSLNNLCSLIKQYGLNKGANEAMLVVEAYRTLRDRGPYPADQVLKDLDGDYSFVLYDGKARTVFAASGAEEGVRLFWGIAADGSLVISDNLEAVKGSCAKSFAPFPAGCMFHSEHGLMSFEHPRNKVKAMPRIDSEGVMCGANFKVDVQSKVHAMPRVGSEADWAVWGQNAL